The Panicum hallii strain FIL2 chromosome 9, PHallii_v3.1, whole genome shotgun sequence genome has a window encoding:
- the LOC112874227 gene encoding vacuolar-sorting receptor 1-like gives MRGPAWRALLVVLALALADAAAGRFVVEKNSIQVTSPDELKGKYECAIGNFGVPQYGGTLHGWVEYPRTNRKGCQSFDQFDISFKPKKAGGRPNFVLLDRGECFFTIKAWNAQNAGAAAVLVVDDKSEPLITMDNPEEGKEHLENITIPSVLITKKLGDQLKKSAEAGDMLSVLLDWRESLPHPDERVEYEFWTNSNDECGPKCDMQMDFVKNFRGTAQVLEKKGYTQFTPHYITWYCPEAFVTSKQCKSQCINHGRYCAPDPEQDFSQGYDGKDVVVQNLHQICVFKIANETGKPWLWWDYVHDFALRCPMKDKKYTHDCASDVIKSLGLDVEKVNKCVGDPDADEENEILKAEQDAQIGHGKRGDVTILPTLVINNRQYRGKLDKVAVLKAICSGFEETSEPAICLSEDIQTNECLDNNGGCWLHKANNVTACKDTFRGRVCECPIVKGVKFVGDGYTHCEASGIGRCEISNGGCWQETRDGKTISACSNEVSEGCKCPAGFKGDGVKSCEDIDECQEKRFCQCKGCSCKNTWGSYECSCGDEKMLYMREHDTCISKEGTTATVGWSFLWVIFFGLVFAGVGAYAVYKYRLRSYMDSEIRAIMAQYMPLDNQEGANQQHHVTHADDI, from the exons ATGAGGGGGCCGGCGTGGCGGGCGCTGCTGGTAGTGCTGGCGTTGGCCTTggcggacgcggcggcggggaggttcGTGGTGGAGAAGAACAGCATCCAGGTGACGTCCCCCGACGAGCTCAAGGGCAAGTACGAGTGCGCCATCGGGAACTTCGGGGTGCCGCAGTACGGGGGCACGCTGCACGGCTGGGTTGAGTACCCCAGGACCAACCGGAAGGGGTGCCAGAGCTTCGACCAGTTCGACATCTCCTTCAAGCCCAAGAAAGCCGGGGGCCGCCCCAACTTCGTCCTCCTCGACCGCGGAG AATGCTTTTTCACCATCAAGGCATGGAATGCCCAAAATGCTggagctgctgcagttcttgTTGTTGATGACAAGTCAGAACCTTTAATCACAATGGACAAcccagaagaaggcaaagaACACCTAGAAAACATCACTATTCCCTCAGTGCTTATAACAAAGAAATTGGGGGATCAACTTAAGAAATCTGCAGAAGCAGGTGACATGCTTAGCGTTCTTCTGGACTGGAGAGAATCTCTTCCTCACCCCGATGAGCGTGTAGAGTATGAATTCTGGACAAACAGTAATGATGAATGTGGTCCTAAATGTGATATGCAAATGGACTTCGTGAAGAACTTCAGAGGAACTGCACAAGTTCTTGAGAAAAAGGGTTACACCCAGTTTACTCCACATTATATTACATGGTATTGTCCAGAAGCTTTTGTCACGAGCAAGCAATGCAAATCACAGTGCATCAATCACGGGAGATATTGTGCACCAGACCCAGAGCAGGATTTTAGCCAAGGATATGATGGAAAAGATGTTGTGGTTCAAAATCTACATCAAATTTGTGTATTCAAAATTGCTAATGAGACTGGCAAGCCATGGTTGTGGTGGGATTATGTGCATGACTTTGCACTTAGGTGCCCGATGAAGGATAAGAAATACACACATGACTGTGCCAGTGATGTTATCAAGTCACTTG GATTGGACGTTGAGAAGGTAAACAAGTGTGTTGGGGATCCTGACGCTGATGAGGAGAATGAAATTCTAAAGGCGGAACAAGATGCTCAG ATTGGTCATGGTAAAAGAGGAGATGTCACAATACTGCCGACCCTTGTCATCAACAACAGGCAATACAGAG GTAAGTTGGACAAAGTTGCTGTCCTGAAAGCAATCTGTTCAGGATTCGAGGAGACATCTGAGCCTGCTATTTGTTTGAGCGAAG ACATTCAAACAAATGAGTGTTTGGACAACAATGGTGGTTGCTGGCTGCACAAGGCTAATAATGTTACTGCATGCAAG GATACCTTCCGTGGGCGTGTTTGTGAGTGCCCTATTGTGAAAGGTGTAAAATTTGTTGGTGATGGATATACCCATTGTGAAG CTTCTGGTATTGGTAGGTGTGAGATCAGTAATGGAGGGTGCTGGCAGGAAACTAGAGATGGGAAGACAATCTCTGCCTGCTCA AACGAAGTATCTGAAGGGTGTAAATGTCCAGCAGGTTTCAAGGGTGATGGAGTAAAAAGTTGTGAAG ATATTGATGAATGCCAAGAGAAACGTTTCTGTCAGTGCAAGGGTTGCAGCTGCAAGAATACATGGGGAAGCTACGAGTGCAGCTGTGGTGATGAGAAAATGCTGTACATGAGAGAGCATGACACTTGCATCA GCAAAGAGGGAACTACCGCAACTGTTGGCTGGAGCTTCCTCTGGGTTATCTTCTTCGGACTTGTTTTTGCTGGGGTTGGAGCATACGCGGTGTACAAATACAGGCTGAGG AGCTACATGGATTCGGAGATCCGCGCCATCATGGCTCAGTACATGCCCCTGGATAACCAAGAAGGAGCAAACCAACAGCATCATGTCACGCATGCGGATGATATTTGA
- the LOC112876903 gene encoding WRKY transcription factor 55-like — protein sequence MGVNYKKQSHNSRAPQVCYSRRSVRTSVCIGSSLAESDMSTTLPAERAAAAVNDLVEARDGAATLRTFLLQLDDQRAPWAQRVVDGVLSRLSSAMSALDVGGAAAEGGQSPVAGSGSGGASRPQQSASSSGNTKKRSFSGRSQRPSDKKITATLEDDHVWRKYGQKEIQNSPYPRSYYRCTHSSGQGCNAKRQVQRSETDPSMYVVTYYGEHTCRDPSTIPLVVHAAGAAPDRASNLISFGHSGANDNAAASAGAGASSSQYLAIGGRTTADQLSTSWCTSDDMFSSSAGSFMQVEELISAVVGSAGVTSTATAGSSALDRGGLGGMVGGAGGTASFSPSPNALADFVVGSLGSIGGNDDDLFSMDP from the exons ATGGGGGTAAACTACAAAAAACAATCTCACAATTCGCGAGCGCCACAAGTTTGTTACTCGCGGCGGAGTGTACGTACGAGCGTGTGTATAGGTAGCAGCTTAGCGGAGAGCGACATGAGCACGACGCTGCCGGCGGAGAGGGCGGCCGCGGCGGTGAACGACCTGGTCGAGGCCCGGGACGGCGCGGCGACGCTCAGGACCTTCCTGCTGCAGCTGGACGACCAGCGCGCGCCGTGGGCGCAGCGGGTGGTCGACGGCGTGCTCAGCAGGCTGTCGAGCGCGATGTCGGCGCTGGAcgtcggcggcgcggcggcggagggaggccAGAGCCCGGTCGCCGGGTCCGGATCCGGCGGCGCGAGCAGGCCGCAGCAGTCGGCGAGCTCGAGCGGGAACACGAAGAAACGCAGCTTCAGCGGAAG ATCACAGCGTCCCTCTGACAAGAAGATCACTGCTACGCTGGAAGACGACCACGTATGGCGGAAATATGGGCAGAAAGAGATCCAGAATTCACCCTATCCAAG gAGTTACTACAGGTGCACACACAGCTCAGGCCAAGGATGCAACGCCAAGCGGCAGGTCCAGCGCAGCGAGACGGACCCGTCCATGTACGTCGTCACCTACTACGGCGAGCACACCTGCAGGGACCCCTCCACGATCCCGCTCGTCGTccacgccgccggcgccgcgccggaCCGCGCCAGCAACCTCATCAGCTTCGGCCACAGCGGCGCCAACGACAACGCAGCAgccagcgccggcgccggcgcctctTCTTCCCAGTACTTGGCGATTGGCGGTAGGACCACCGCTGACCAGCTCTCGACGTCGTGGTGCACCAGCGACGACATGTTCAGCTCGTCGGCCGGCTCCTTCATGCAGGTGGAGGAGCTGATCAGCGCTGTCGTGGGCTCGGCCGGGGTGACGTCGACGGCAACGGCGGGGTCGTCGGCGCTAGACCGTGGCGGGCTCGGTGGCATGGTGGGCGGCGCCGGAGGCACTGCCAGCTTTTCACCGTCTCCGAACGCCCTCGCCGATTTCGTGGTGGGCTCGCTTGGGAGCATCGGCGGCAACGACGATGACTTGTTTAGCATGGATCCTTAG